The Streptomyces kanamyceticus genome window below encodes:
- a CDS encoding non-ribosomal peptide synthetase: MPANQEFRNSPTALSYAQQRLWFLAQMRTPSEAHHLPLAVELTGSLDRAALGRALDALSSRHEVLRTRFTTVAGTPFQEIGPADAGFPLTFEDLTGQPDAEEQLVALQRAEATTPFDLARGPLARGRLTALGADRHVLLLTLHHSIADDWSLDVLTRELGTLYAAFTEGAANPLPPLAVQYADYAARQRQWLTEGAAEQQRAYWQRALADAPALLELTTDRPRPAEQDVRGGRVPLAFDEELTAALEELARRHDCTVSTVVLAGWALALSRLSGQTDVVIGTPTAQRGSTEFDGLIGLFANTLALRVDLSAEPTVAELLSRVRDVSLAAREHAELPFEQVVDVVNPERSLAHTPLFQVFFDWRSAERDELTLPGVAVTPLPSSYTVAKFDLTLSLTPDDGRVVGSLEYAAAVFDASTAERFGHQLGLVLRQMTEDPERPAAALTLLDAQERRRILTGFNDTRRPGDPAGLVERFETQVRERPDQAAVVHEGEQLDFATLERRANRLAHALIARGVRTDDVVGLHLNLSVDLVVAMLGILKAGGAYLPLDPALPQERLAGMVADAGAALVLTDAAAPPDGWPTLTEVTAEGLREDAPGIGYRPDNLAYVIYTSGSTGRPKGVAATHRGILNVLDNWIATFGTTPGLPSAMWPSFAFDASIQEFLLPLTSGGTLDLVPGDVRHDPELLTGWLRERHIVEVFLPPAYVKWFCEAPEERLAGLALRFIHTGLESLPEDGLHRLEQTLPGLRILYGYGPTETALYCTAYPDIRPIARQSPIGSPIANMRTYVLDERLQPVPVGVVGELYVAGAGTARGYLSRTAATAERFVADPFVPGERMYRSGDQARWLPEGHLVYAGRNDHQVKLRGFRIEPGEIEVTLLDQPGVVEAAVLADRDDAGDQFLVAAVGVGDAAPRSYAAWRAALGQRLPAYMIPAYFVELPQLPLTTNGKLDRAALLAKARADRPVQVNQASPRDHVELALYRIWQRLLLQSEIGISDSFFDVGGTSISAIKLAHAVREEFGETLPVRDILQHPTIEALGERLRRGASGPPPSNLLEFRAGEGRARVVCVHPAGGTAFCYLSLAKALPESVGVQGIQSPGVNPGEDFLPSVEAMAEAYLKLIEPLPDGPLVLTGLSYGGLVAHEMGRRLAAAGRERLSVVLLDTQATDDPALRVATEPVGMAEFRDKLIKFNGMYPGIDDRQIEQYHHIYNHNLHTSRDHVPASTTARTVLLEAVEGTTDEMLGAVREFWRRRAEGEHVVESVKCDHWEMLESSEVLRVAATIEAELERLAGAGSGSVSGSGPDSVSGSGSDQARES; this comes from the coding sequence TTGCCCGCGAACCAAGAGTTCCGCAATTCCCCCACCGCATTGTCCTACGCGCAGCAGCGGTTGTGGTTCCTGGCGCAGATGCGGACCCCGAGCGAGGCGCACCACCTGCCCCTGGCGGTCGAGCTGACGGGCTCCCTCGACCGCGCGGCACTGGGCCGCGCCCTGGACGCGCTGAGCTCCCGTCACGAGGTGCTGCGGACCCGTTTCACGACGGTGGCGGGCACGCCGTTCCAGGAGATCGGTCCGGCCGACGCGGGCTTCCCGCTCACTTTTGAGGACCTGACCGGCCAGCCGGACGCGGAAGAACAACTCGTCGCGCTCCAGCGGGCTGAGGCCACCACGCCGTTCGACCTGGCACGCGGTCCGCTGGCCCGCGGCCGCCTGACAGCGCTCGGCGCCGACCGCCACGTCCTGCTTCTGACGCTCCACCACAGCATCGCCGACGACTGGTCGCTGGACGTCCTGACCCGGGAACTCGGCACGCTCTACGCCGCGTTCACCGAGGGCGCGGCCAACCCGCTGCCGCCGCTGGCGGTGCAGTACGCCGACTACGCGGCCCGGCAGCGCCAGTGGCTGACCGAGGGTGCCGCCGAACAGCAGCGCGCCTACTGGCAGCGGGCCCTCGCGGACGCCCCAGCGCTTCTCGAGCTGACGACCGACCGGCCGCGCCCCGCCGAGCAGGACGTCCGCGGCGGTCGGGTGCCGCTCGCCTTCGACGAGGAACTCACCGCGGCGCTGGAGGAGCTCGCGCGACGCCACGACTGCACGGTGTCCACGGTCGTCCTCGCTGGCTGGGCGCTGGCCCTCTCCCGTCTTTCGGGGCAGACCGACGTGGTGATCGGCACGCCCACGGCCCAGCGCGGGAGTACCGAATTCGACGGCCTGATCGGCCTTTTCGCCAACACGCTGGCCCTGCGGGTCGACCTCTCGGCCGAGCCGACGGTGGCCGAACTCCTGAGCCGCGTACGGGACGTGTCGCTCGCGGCGCGCGAGCACGCGGAGCTGCCGTTCGAGCAGGTCGTCGACGTGGTGAATCCGGAGCGGAGCCTCGCCCACACACCGCTGTTCCAGGTGTTCTTCGACTGGCGGAGCGCCGAGCGGGACGAACTGACGCTGCCGGGCGTGGCGGTCACGCCGCTCCCCTCGTCGTACACCGTCGCGAAGTTCGACCTGACGCTGTCCCTCACGCCGGACGACGGCCGCGTCGTGGGCTCTCTGGAGTACGCCGCCGCGGTCTTCGACGCGTCGACCGCTGAACGCTTCGGCCACCAACTCGGCCTGGTCCTGCGCCAGATGACCGAAGACCCGGAGCGGCCCGCCGCCGCCCTCACGCTGCTCGACGCGCAGGAGCGCCGGCGGATCCTGACGGGCTTCAACGACACCCGGCGGCCCGGCGACCCGGCCGGTCTCGTCGAGCGGTTCGAGACGCAGGTGCGCGAGCGGCCCGATCAGGCCGCGGTGGTCCACGAGGGCGAGCAGCTCGACTTCGCCACCCTGGAGCGGCGCGCCAACCGCCTGGCCCACGCCCTGATCGCGCGCGGTGTACGCACCGATGACGTGGTCGGTCTGCACCTGAACCTCTCGGTGGACCTCGTGGTGGCCATGCTGGGCATCCTCAAGGCGGGCGGCGCCTATCTGCCGCTCGATCCCGCGCTGCCCCAGGAACGGCTCGCGGGCATGGTCGCGGACGCCGGGGCCGCGCTGGTCCTGACCGATGCCGCGGCGCCGCCGGACGGCTGGCCGACCCTCACCGAGGTGACGGCCGAGGGGCTCCGCGAGGACGCGCCCGGCATCGGCTACCGACCGGACAACCTGGCGTACGTCATCTACACCTCGGGCTCGACCGGCCGCCCCAAGGGGGTGGCCGCCACGCACCGGGGCATCCTCAATGTCCTCGACAACTGGATCGCCACGTTCGGCACGACGCCCGGGCTGCCCTCCGCGATGTGGCCGAGCTTCGCCTTCGACGCCTCGATCCAGGAGTTCCTGCTGCCCCTCACCAGCGGCGGCACCCTGGATCTCGTGCCCGGCGATGTGCGCCACGACCCCGAGCTCCTGACGGGCTGGCTGCGCGAGCGGCACATCGTGGAGGTGTTCCTGCCGCCCGCCTACGTCAAGTGGTTCTGCGAGGCGCCCGAGGAGCGCCTGGCCGGTCTCGCGCTGCGCTTCATCCACACCGGCCTCGAATCCCTGCCCGAGGACGGCCTGCACCGCCTCGAACAGACGCTGCCAGGACTGCGCATCCTCTACGGCTACGGGCCCACCGAGACCGCGCTGTACTGCACCGCGTACCCCGACATCCGGCCGATCGCGCGCCAGTCCCCGATCGGCTCGCCGATCGCCAACATGCGCACCTACGTGCTCGACGAGCGGCTGCAGCCGGTGCCGGTGGGCGTCGTCGGCGAGCTGTACGTCGCGGGCGCGGGTACGGCCCGCGGCTATCTCAGCCGGACCGCGGCGACCGCGGAGCGCTTCGTCGCCGACCCCTTCGTACCCGGTGAGCGCATGTACCGCAGCGGCGACCAGGCGCGCTGGCTGCCCGAAGGCCACCTCGTGTACGCCGGTCGCAACGACCACCAGGTGAAGCTGCGGGGCTTCCGCATCGAACCGGGTGAGATCGAGGTGACGCTGCTCGACCAGCCGGGCGTCGTGGAGGCCGCGGTCCTCGCCGACCGGGACGACGCGGGCGACCAGTTCCTGGTGGCGGCCGTCGGCGTGGGAGACGCCGCGCCGCGGTCCTACGCCGCGTGGCGCGCCGCGCTCGGGCAGCGCCTGCCCGCCTACATGATCCCGGCGTACTTCGTCGAACTGCCGCAGCTGCCACTGACCACCAACGGCAAGCTCGACCGCGCGGCACTGCTCGCCAAGGCGCGGGCCGACCGCCCCGTGCAGGTCAACCAGGCGAGTCCGCGCGACCACGTCGAGCTGGCGCTGTACCGGATATGGCAGCGGCTGCTGCTGCAGTCCGAGATCGGCATCAGCGACAGCTTCTTCGACGTCGGGGGCACCTCGATCTCCGCCATCAAGCTGGCGCACGCCGTCCGCGAGGAGTTCGGCGAGACGCTGCCGGTCCGCGACATCCTGCAGCACCCGACCATCGAGGCGCTGGGCGAGCGGCTGCGCAGGGGCGCGTCGGGTCCGCCGCCGAGCAACCTCCTGGAGTTCCGCGCGGGCGAGGGGCGGGCCCGGGTGGTCTGCGTCCATCCGGCGGGCGGCACCGCGTTCTGCTATCTGTCGCTCGCCAAGGCCCTGCCGGAATCCGTCGGCGTCCAGGGCATCCAGTCGCCCGGCGTCAACCCCGGCGAGGACTTCCTGCCCTCGGTCGAGGCCATGGCCGAGGCGTATCTGAAGCTCATCGAGCCCTTGCCGGACGGGCCGCTGGTCCTCACCGGCCTCTCCTACGGCGGCCTGGTCGCCCACGAGATGGGCCGCCGCCTCGCCGCGGCGGGACGCGAGCGGCTGAGCGTCGTGCTGCTCGACACGCAGGCCACGGACGACCCGGCGCTGCGCGTGGCCACCGAACCGGTGGGCATGGCGGAGTTCCGCGACAAGCTCATCAAGTTCAACGGCATGTACCCCGGCATCGACGACCGGCAGATCGAGCAGTACCACCACATCTACAACCACAACCTGCACACCTCGCGCGACCACGTCCCCGCGTCGACCACGGCGCGCACGGTCCTGTTGGAGGCCGTCGAGGGCACGACGGACGAGATGCTAGGTGCCGTACGGGAGTTCTGGCGCCGCCGCGCCGAAGGCGAGCACGTGGTCGAGTCGGTCAAGTGCGACCACTGGGAGATGCTGGAGTCCTCGGAGGTCCTGCGGGTGGCGGCGACGATCGAAGCCGAGTTGGAGCGGCTCGCGGGGGCCGGGTCGGGATCCGTCTCCGGGAGTGGCCCGGATTCCGTCTCCGGCAGCGGTTCGGACCAGGCGCGGGAGAGCTGA